A single window of Nicotiana sylvestris chromosome 3, ASM39365v2, whole genome shotgun sequence DNA harbors:
- the LOC104219800 gene encoding germin-like protein subfamily T member 2 has product MAALNSQSGFSIGVTFLLIILVVLPFPSHSADPDPLQDFCVGILNSTSTSLNGFPCKPASEVTSDDFFFDGLSKEGDTDNVFGFSVTPGNVLAFPGLNTLGLSMNRVDYAPGGINPPHSHPRATESGVVIKGKLFVGFVTTDNKFYSKVLTAGQMFVVPRGLVHFQMNVGKGKALTFTAFNSHLPGVVVLPTTLFASTPPIPNDVLTKTFQVEASVIDGIKAKFGA; this is encoded by the coding sequence ATGGCTGCCCTGAACTCTCAGTCGGGGTTTTCTATTGGTGTGACATTCTTGTTGATAATTCTGGTAGTCTTACCGTTTCCTTCTCACTCAGCTGATCCTGATCCATTGCAGGATTTCTGTGTTGGAATTCTGAACAGCACATCAACATCTCTTAACGGCTTTCCTTGCAAACCTGCTTCCGAAGTTACTTCGGATGACTTCTTCTTTGATGGTCTAAGCAAAGAGGGAGACACAGACAATGTATTTGGATTCAGTGTGACACCAGGAAATGTTCTTGCTTTCCCGGGGTTGAACACGCTAGGTCTCTCAATGAATCGAGTTGACTATGCCCCGGGAGGGATAAATCCACCCCATTCACACCCTCGTGCAACTGAGTCCGGGGTTGTCATCAAGGGGAAACTCTTTGTTGGGTTCGTGACAACGGATAACAAGTTCTATTCCAAAGTTTTGACTGCAGGGCAGATGTTTGTGGTACCCCGAGGACTAGTGCATTTTCAAATGAATGTTGGTAAGGGGAAGGCATTGACCTTCACAGCTTTTAACAGTCATTTGCCAGGCGTAGTCGTCCTTCCAACTACACTATTTGCTTCGACACCTCCCATTCCTAATGATGTGTTGACTAAGACCTTCCAAGTTGAAGCAAGTGTCATTGATGGAATCAAGGCCAAATTTGGTGCTTAA